Part of the Leptospira yasudae genome is shown below.
AAGAACGCGGCCGACGATCTTTGATCAGCAAACGCATTCCGGAATTCTAATATACCAATTGTGATCGGTAACTGTAAGACAAGAAATCGGTTCCGACTTTGGAACCGATCCGAAGGATTTGAAAATCCGATTCTATCTCTGAATCGAATTTTCCGATCGATTGTTTTGGATCTCATTCAGGAAAACTATATTGGTCGGGTTGTTTTCCAAAATGCTATCGGCGAGGGTCTCCAACAACTTTCCGATTCTTTTACTTTGGGAAAGATCCGGCTTACGGGAGATTTTATCCGGCTGATTTTCCGGTTTATCTTCGTTCGCTCGGGAATACACGGGAATCCTCCTAAAGGGTGTAAGGGAAAGAATGCGGCGCATTTTTGAGACCTGTCAAGCTCAATCCTTCTCCTCGATTTTAATTCCTGCGTGTTTTTCCAGTTCTTTGATTCGTTTGGCCCATTTTTGAAAGTTCACGAGATTGTGGATGTTTACGCGCACTTTTTGAAATTCCGGAAAGGTTAAACCGTAATCCCAACCCACGAAGATATCTTTTTTCTTGGGAGAATTTCTCAGCGAGGTTCCGCCCGCGATGATCGTTCCCGCAGGAACATGAAGATGATCCGCAACCGCACAAGCTCCGCCGATAATCACGTCGTCTTCAACGATCGTGCTTCCGGCCACACCGCTTTGTCCTGCAATGATGATATTCTTTCCTAAGACGCAGTTATGCGCTACGTGAACCATATTATCGAATTTGCATCCGTTTCCGATGACTGTGTCTTCCAACCCGCCTCGATCGACCGCGCACAAAGAGCCCATCTCCACATCGTCGCCGATGATCACTCCGCCGACTTGAGGAATTTTCGTGTGCGTTCCGTTTACGGTAACGAATTTAAAACCGTCTCCGCCTATCGAACAATTTCCCGAACAGATAAAACGTTTTCCGATGATCACTCCGTGTTGAAT
Proteins encoded:
- the lpxD gene encoding UDP-3-O-(3-hydroxymyristoyl)glucosamine N-acyltransferase, with the translated sequence MPQITLLDLAKKISGSKIVNTQSPESILIDKVATLSPGAKGSISFLSNKKMLSEAKKTLSSVVLTTEEFSREISLPCLVVSNPELSLAEVLNVLYPPYVPSGKISSTALIHPSAKLGPGVTVGEYVVIGENSVIGANTYLEDGVKISRNVTIGEGSHIGPNSSIQHGVIIGKRFICSGNCSIGGDGFKFVTVNGTHTKIPQVGGVIIGDDVEMGSLCAVDRGGLEDTVIGNGCKFDNMVHVAHNCVLGKNIIIAGQSGVAGSTIVEDDVIIGGACAVADHLHVPAGTIIAGGTSLRNSPKKKDIFVGWDYGLTFPEFQKVRVNIHNLVNFQKWAKRIKELEKHAGIKIEEKD